A window of the Thunnus albacares chromosome 15, fThuAlb1.1, whole genome shotgun sequence genome harbors these coding sequences:
- the rcor1 gene encoding REST corepressor 1, producing the protein MPAMLDRNPEVPGKRRGRAPAGGGGGGGTGPGPAAHPGGKSLSGNGTSTNSCWEEGSSGSSSDEEHGGGGMRVGPQYQAVVPDFDPDVAQAAQLRENLGMLVWIPSSCLNQTQLDEYIAIAKEKHGYNMEQALGMLFWHKHNIEKSLADLPNFTPFPDEWTVEDRVLFEQAFSFHGKSFHRIQQMLPDKSMASLVRFYYSWKKSRSKTSLMDRQTRKHKRERDDSDDEVEDSNGNPPSDSEFNPTKDDKKEVSSGSERSEVKPAIGLKSGGKASQRVKKRPPRGMFLNQQDVVSLSSSSAQGLIRQLDVQLVSIKRQIQTIKQSNSTLKEKLSSGVEEFRQPEVNQKFNSRWTTEEQLLAVQAIRKYGRDFQAISDVIGNKSVVQVKNFLVNYRRRFNLDEVLLEWEAEHGVEGGATGDDDKMEVGPAEEEEETVVRETKEAVVRETKEESSSPADLDSQKPLPS; encoded by the exons ATGCCGGCGATGCTGGACAGAAACCCGGAGGTCCCGGGGAAACGGAGGGGCAGAGCTCCAGcgggcggcggcggcggcggcggcaccGGCCCTGGACCAGCAGCTCACCCCGGCGGGAAGAGCCTGTCCGGTAATGGAACCAGCACAAACAGCTGCTGGGAAGAAGGAAGTTCAGGCTCAAGCAGCGACGAGGAACATG GTGGAGGTGGGATGCGGGTCGGACCGCAGTATCAAGCCGTGGTTCCGGACTTTGACCCGG ACGTGGCCCAGGCAGCTCAGCTCCGAGAGAACCTCGGCATGTTGGTGTGGATCCCCAGCAGCTGTCTGAACCAGACTCAGT TGGACGAGTACATCGCCATCGCTAAAGAGAAACATGGTTACAACATGGAGCAG GCTCTCGGCATGCTTTTctggcacaaacacaacattgagAAATCTCTGGCTGACCTGCCAAACTTCACTCCCTTCCCTGACGAGTGGACGGTGGAGGACAGAGTCCTGTTCGAACAGGCCTTCAGCTTCCACGGAAAGAGCTTCCACCGCATCCAGCAGATG tTACCTGATAAATCAATGGCCAGTCTGGTTCGGTTTTATTACTCCTGGAAGAAAAGTCGCAGTAAAACCAGTCTGATGGACCGACAGACCCGCAaacacaaaagagagagagatgacag TGATGATGAGGTGGAGGACAGTAATGGAAATCCTCCCAGTGACTCTGAGTTCAACCCAACTAAAGACGACAAGAAGGAG GTTAGCTCTGGatcagagaggtcagaggtcaaaccaGCTATTGGACTGAAG tcagGAGGGAAGGCGTCTCAGCGGGTGAAGAAACGTCCTCCAAGAGGAATGTTCCTGAATCAGCAGGACGTTGTCTCGCTGTCCTCCAGTTCTGCTCAGGGACTCATCCGCCAGCTGGACGTTCAGCTGGTCTCCATCAAGAGACAg aTTCAGACCATCAAACAGTCGAACAGCACTCTGAAGGAGAAGCTCAGCTCAGGAGTTGAGGAGTTCAGGCAACCAgag GTGAATCAGAAGTTTAACAGTCGTTGGACCACCGAGGAGCAACTGCTGGCTGTACAAG CCATCAGAAAGTATGGACGGGACTTCCAGGCGATCTCCGATGTGATTGGTAACAAGTCTGTGGTGCAGGTGAAGAACTTCCTGGTGAACTACAGACGCAGGTTTAACCTGGACGAGGTCCTGCTGGAGTGGGAGGCGGAGCACGGTGTGGAGGGCGGAGCCACCGGGGACGATGACAAGATGGAGGTCGGTCCTGccgaggaggaagaggagactgTTGTCAGGGAGACGAAGGAGGCTGTCGTCAGAGAGACGAAGGAG gagtCGTCCTCTCCGGCGGACTTGGACTCCCAGAAGCCTTTGCCCTCCTGA